A genomic region of Caulobacter vibrioides contains the following coding sequences:
- a CDS encoding alpha-E domain-containing protein — protein MMLARVADSLYWLGRYIERAEHLSRLSTVMLNATLDQTDAGAQAVWIALAAVGEPGDGAGVGSFEAAQALVLDRSDPNSVVSSLARARENARQVRDQITTETWERLNLLYLKVTDPDATKDFAAGSDIFLHDVIADLHLFKGAADTTMSHGESWRFMMLGIYMERAQLVSRLLEVCFAESPTHGRLGDHVALVSVLRMACALEPYLRVYTAEIEPRHILEFLVFDEDFPRSIRFATAQIEQHLSAMVRSVSTNERAGPERLAGRLKARLQFADVDELEAVGAGPLLTTVVNECARIHEAIYETFVAYPLETRLPA, from the coding sequence ATGATGCTCGCCCGTGTCGCCGACAGCCTCTACTGGCTGGGCCGCTATATCGAACGCGCCGAGCACCTCTCGCGCCTGTCCACCGTGATGCTGAACGCCACGCTCGACCAGACCGACGCCGGCGCTCAGGCGGTGTGGATCGCCCTGGCGGCCGTCGGTGAGCCTGGCGACGGCGCCGGCGTGGGATCCTTCGAGGCCGCCCAAGCCCTGGTGCTGGATCGCAGCGATCCCAACTCGGTCGTGTCCTCTCTGGCGCGCGCCCGCGAGAACGCCCGCCAGGTTCGCGATCAGATCACGACCGAGACCTGGGAACGCCTGAACCTGCTGTATCTCAAGGTCACCGACCCGGACGCGACCAAGGATTTCGCCGCCGGATCAGACATCTTCCTGCACGACGTGATCGCCGACCTGCACCTGTTCAAGGGCGCGGCGGACACCACTATGAGCCATGGCGAAAGCTGGCGCTTCATGATGCTGGGCATCTACATGGAACGCGCCCAGCTGGTGTCGCGCCTGCTGGAGGTCTGTTTCGCGGAGTCGCCCACGCACGGTCGCCTGGGGGATCACGTAGCGCTGGTCAGCGTGCTGCGCATGGCTTGCGCGCTCGAGCCGTACCTGCGCGTCTACACCGCCGAGATCGAGCCGCGCCACATCCTGGAATTCCTGGTCTTCGACGAGGACTTCCCGCGATCGATCCGGTTCGCGACGGCGCAGATCGAACAGCATCTCAGCGCCATGGTGCGCAGCGTCTCGACCAATGAGCGCGCGGGTCCTGAGCGTCTGGCTGGCCGGCTCAAGGCTCGCCTTCAGTTCGCCGATGTCGATGAACTGGAAGCCGTCGGCGCTGGTCCGCTGCTGACCACCGTGGTCAACGAGTGCGCCAGAATTCACGAAGCCATCTACGAGACCTTCGTGGCCTATCCCCTCGAAACGCGTCTGCCCGCTTAG
- a CDS encoding circularly permuted type 2 ATP-grasp protein — translation MAAKTQTLADTPTLPMTEAAYLPGVAYDEMFTPEGDVRQHYDPLHGRMSTLGAEELAARQRTLERSFLLQGITFTVYGAENTTERIIPTDLFPRIIPAAEWARIETGLTQRLRALNLFLADIYGDQQILMDGVVPRELVLGAPSFRREMQHLYVPHKAYANVCGSDLIRCQDGQFAVLEDNLRVPSGVSYMLANRDAAKRTFPGTYRAAGVRPVERYPDLLLSTLKSMAADWRADPQVVVLTPGVYNSAYYEHAYLARLMGVPLVEGRDLVVHENMVYMRTTTGLRRIDVIYRRVDDDFIDPLTFRRDSSLGAAGLFNAYRAGNVVICNAPGTGVADDKAVYAYVPDIIRYYLGEDPILPNIETFLCREPRQLSHVLANLDKLVVKAVGASGGYGMLVGPHASQKERDDFALAIKADPENYIAQPTIQLSTAPCLVDGRIEPRHVDLRPFILSGEKTIVTPGALTRVALKRGSLVVNSSQGGGSKDTWVLADDAPSNGAGHGSARP, via the coding sequence GTGGCGGCGAAGACCCAAACCTTAGCGGACACCCCGACCCTGCCGATGACGGAGGCTGCCTACCTTCCAGGCGTCGCCTACGACGAGATGTTCACGCCCGAGGGCGACGTTCGCCAGCACTACGATCCGCTGCATGGCCGGATGTCGACCCTGGGCGCCGAGGAACTGGCCGCACGACAACGGACGCTGGAGCGCTCGTTCCTGCTCCAAGGGATCACCTTCACGGTCTATGGCGCGGAAAACACCACCGAGCGGATCATTCCGACGGACCTGTTCCCCAGGATCATTCCCGCTGCGGAATGGGCGCGCATCGAGACCGGCCTGACCCAGAGGCTGCGGGCCCTAAATCTGTTTCTGGCGGACATCTACGGCGATCAGCAGATCCTGATGGATGGCGTCGTTCCGCGCGAGCTCGTGCTCGGCGCTCCGTCATTCCGCCGCGAAATGCAGCACCTCTATGTGCCGCACAAGGCCTACGCCAATGTCTGCGGCAGCGACCTGATCCGCTGCCAGGACGGCCAGTTCGCCGTGCTGGAGGACAACCTCCGCGTCCCGTCGGGCGTGTCTTACATGCTGGCCAACCGCGATGCGGCCAAACGGACCTTCCCCGGAACCTATCGCGCCGCCGGCGTTCGCCCGGTCGAGCGCTATCCCGATCTGCTGCTCTCGACCTTGAAGAGCATGGCCGCCGACTGGCGCGCCGATCCTCAGGTCGTGGTGCTCACCCCCGGCGTCTACAACAGCGCCTACTACGAGCACGCCTATCTCGCGCGCTTGATGGGCGTACCCCTCGTCGAGGGGCGCGACCTCGTGGTGCACGAGAACATGGTCTACATGCGCACCACCACGGGCCTGCGCCGCATCGACGTGATCTACCGCCGGGTTGATGACGACTTCATCGACCCCCTGACCTTCCGGCGCGACAGCTCGCTGGGCGCGGCGGGTCTGTTCAACGCCTATCGCGCCGGCAATGTCGTGATCTGCAATGCGCCTGGCACCGGCGTCGCCGACGACAAGGCGGTCTATGCCTATGTGCCGGACATCATCCGCTACTATCTGGGCGAGGATCCCATCCTGCCCAACATCGAGACCTTTCTCTGTCGCGAGCCGCGCCAGCTCAGCCACGTGCTGGCCAATCTCGACAAGCTGGTGGTCAAGGCCGTCGGCGCCTCTGGCGGCTACGGCATGCTGGTTGGCCCCCACGCCAGCCAGAAGGAGCGAGACGATTTCGCCCTGGCGATCAAGGCCGACCCCGAGAACTACATCGCCCAGCCGACGATCCAGCTCTCGACCGCGCCGTGCCTGGTGGACGGCCGCATCGAGCCGCGCCACGTCGACCTGCGCCCCTTCATCCTCTCGGGCGAAAAGACCATCGTGACGCCTGGCGCGCTGACCCGTGTGGCGCTCAAGCGCGGCTCTCTCGTCGTCAACTCCAGCCAGGGCGGCGGCTCCAAGGACACCTGGGTTCTCGCCGACGACGCCCCCTCCAATGGCGCCGGTCACGGGAGCGCCCGTCCATGA
- a CDS encoding autotransporter assembly complex protein TamA, whose product MVLGRTTLAFAAVTWLSASVAWADEPMAQIQGVEERALREAIQRALSESKQPPRSRSEARRRARQAGEDAIAVLRAEGYYAYTVEPDVAEDDPPRAIVKISPGPAFLLADPRIDWSGSPPDEGVRQRAAAAMRLTEGEPGRSADIVGAEGRIVAQVAKLGYADVAAEVREVVVDHADRTVRPTFKIMAGELVHLDGVEVVTKGRTHPEWVGRLAPWVAGDVYDPEDVAELERRLRDTAVYDSISVSLAGADKATAEGYRPVVVTLSDRQARTIELGAGYSTSEGAGVDARWIRYNRQKRADTTTYALRFAKLEQRLGAEISLPHWRRPQQTLKLNSSVFRNDTDAYNETGATVGVDLTRRRQTTAYRTFGVSFDLSQTKEQVNRNGLIAGRKLNLATLAGLAAYAWDFSDDILDPKRGWRLEARAEPTYVAGDTSVPYLKLASQGSAYLPFGKQDSTVLAARVKLGAIVGAGVLDVPASRRFFSGGGGSVRGYAYQAIGPRLSDNTPQGGISLVETSFEVRQKITDRWSGVAFIDAGAIGTDKTPRREDLRAGAGFGVRYDLGFGPIRADIAAPLGRRKGDPRFQIYLSIGQSF is encoded by the coding sequence TTGGTGCTTGGGCGGACTACCCTGGCTTTTGCGGCGGTGACCTGGCTATCGGCCTCGGTCGCCTGGGCCGATGAGCCGATGGCCCAGATTCAGGGTGTCGAGGAGCGCGCGCTTCGCGAAGCCATCCAGCGCGCGCTGTCCGAGTCCAAACAGCCGCCGCGCAGTCGATCCGAAGCGCGCCGTCGCGCCCGGCAGGCGGGGGAAGACGCCATCGCCGTTCTGCGCGCAGAAGGCTACTATGCCTACACGGTCGAGCCCGATGTGGCGGAAGACGATCCGCCACGCGCCATCGTGAAGATTTCGCCCGGTCCGGCCTTCCTGCTCGCTGATCCGCGGATCGACTGGTCGGGCTCGCCGCCGGATGAAGGCGTGCGCCAGCGCGCTGCTGCGGCCATGCGCCTGACCGAGGGCGAACCCGGTCGTTCCGCCGACATTGTCGGCGCCGAGGGGCGGATCGTCGCGCAGGTCGCCAAGCTCGGCTACGCCGATGTCGCGGCCGAAGTGCGCGAGGTCGTTGTGGATCACGCCGACCGCACAGTTCGTCCGACCTTCAAGATCATGGCGGGCGAGTTGGTTCACCTGGATGGCGTCGAAGTCGTCACCAAGGGGCGCACCCATCCCGAATGGGTCGGTCGCCTCGCACCGTGGGTGGCCGGCGATGTCTACGACCCGGAGGATGTCGCCGAGCTGGAGCGCCGGCTGCGCGACACCGCCGTCTACGACTCGATTTCGGTTTCGCTTGCGGGCGCCGACAAGGCCACGGCCGAGGGCTATCGACCGGTGGTCGTCACCCTTTCCGACCGACAAGCCCGCACCATCGAACTGGGCGCGGGCTACTCGACCAGCGAAGGCGCGGGCGTCGACGCGCGTTGGATCCGCTACAACCGGCAAAAGCGCGCAGACACAACCACTTATGCGCTTCGCTTCGCTAAGCTGGAACAGCGTCTCGGCGCCGAGATTTCTCTGCCGCACTGGCGGCGGCCGCAGCAGACGCTGAAGCTGAACAGCTCGGTCTTTCGCAACGACACCGACGCCTACAATGAGACCGGGGCCACGGTCGGGGTCGACCTGACCCGACGACGCCAGACGACCGCGTATCGAACCTTCGGGGTCTCGTTCGATCTGTCGCAGACCAAGGAGCAGGTGAACCGCAACGGCCTGATCGCCGGGCGAAAACTGAACCTGGCGACGCTGGCGGGTCTGGCCGCCTACGCCTGGGACTTCTCCGATGATATCCTGGACCCCAAGCGCGGCTGGCGGCTCGAGGCGCGCGCCGAGCCGACCTATGTGGCCGGCGACACCTCTGTGCCGTATCTGAAGCTCGCCAGCCAGGGCTCTGCGTACCTGCCCTTCGGCAAGCAGGACAGCACGGTTCTGGCGGCTCGCGTGAAGTTGGGCGCGATCGTCGGGGCGGGCGTCCTCGATGTGCCGGCGTCGCGGCGCTTCTTCTCCGGAGGGGGCGGTTCGGTGCGCGGCTACGCCTATCAGGCGATCGGCCCCCGGCTTTCTGACAACACCCCCCAAGGCGGGATTTCTCTGGTCGAGACCTCTTTCGAGGTCCGCCAGAAGATCACCGACCGCTGGAGCGGCGTCGCCTTCATCGACGCCGGCGCCATCGGCACGGACAAGACGCCCAGACGTGAGGACCTCCGTGCGGGCGCTGGCTTCGGCGTCCGCTATGATCTTGGCTTTGGGCCGATCCGCGCCGACATCGCCGCGCCGCTCGGGCGTCGCAAGGGCGACCCCAGGTTTCAGATCTATCTCAGCATCGGGCAGAGCTTTTGA